The DNA sequence CGGCCGCCGTCGGCAACACCGTCCTCGATGTGCTGGTCCGCGACCGCCTCGATCAGCGTGCGCGCCGGCTCGGCACGACACTGCGCGGTCGGCTCGATGAGCTCGCCACCCGCCACGACATCGTCGGGGACGTCCGGGGCCGCGGGCTGCTGCTGGGCGTGGAACTGGTCGGCGACCAGGCTCTGGGCGCCGGTGGCGCCGACCGTTTGGGCGCTGCCGTCACCCGGCGCTGCTTCGAGCTGGGGCTGCACATGAACATCGTCCAGTTGCCCGGTATGGGAGGCACCTTCCGGATCGCGCCCCCGCTGACCGCGAGCGACGACGAGATCGCCCGCGGTGTCGCCATCCTCGACGAAGCGCTCACCGACGCCGTGCGGGACCTTTGAAGCGACGCCGCGTTCGGGGTCCGGATGACAGAGGTCATGCGGACCCCGTCAGCGCCGCGGCGCCTTCGACGGCGGTGCGGCATGGTGGGCGACGAGTTCGTACGAGCGCACCCGGTCGGCCACCGCGTAGACGGGTGTGACCAGCATCAGTTCGTCCGCGCCGGTCGCGTCGGCCACGTCCGCAAGGCGCCGTACGACGGTCTCGGGTGTGCCGTACGCCTGGTGGGCCCCGAAAGCCGCCAGCGCCCGCCGCTCTTCCGGGGTGAACGGGTGCGCCGACGCCTGTGCGGGCGAGGGGAACGGGACCTCGCTGTGCCCCTTGAGGAGCCCGGCCTTGACGACGTTCATCGGACCGGCCAGCCGTATCGCTTCCTCCTGAGTCTCGGCGCACACGGTCTCCACGCACACCAGGACGCGGGGGCGTGCGCACCAGGGGGAGGGCGAGAAGTGCGCACGGTAATGGTCCAGCGCGGACAGGGTGTTGTCGGGGCGGATGTGATGGGCGAAGGCGATCGGCAGACCCAGTCGCGCGGCGAGCGCGGCACCGGCGGTACTGGAGGAGAGCAGCCACGGCTCCGGGAGCGGACCGAGCGCCACCTCCTCGACCAGGAACCGCAGCGTCGCCGCCACGTCGTCCCGGTACTCGTCGTCCGTCGTCGGGCCGGCGCCGCGCCGCAGCGCTCGGGCGGTGGACTCGTCGAAGGTGCCGGGACCACGGCCGATGCCCAGATCGATCCGGTCGGGATGCAGCGCGGCGAGGGTGCCGAACTGCTCCGCCAGCATGATGGGGGCGTGGTTGGGGGCGAGCACGCCTCCGGAGCCGAGCCGGATGTGCGAGGTCGACGCGGCCGCGTGGGCGGTCAGGACGACGGGTGGGAACGCGCCGATGGCGGGGGAGTGGTGGTGTTCGGCGTACCAGAGCCGCCGGTAGCCGAGGGCGTCCAGACGCCGGGCGAAGGTGGCGGTGTCGCGTAAGGTGTCCACGACCTGTGTGCCGGTCTGGACCATGGCGACTTCCAGCGCGGAGAGCGGCAGCTCGATCATGCGGTCAGCATAGGGAGGAGCGGTCGCCTCGGGCAGCTGGTCGCTCGGCGACCGCCGGTCGGATGTCCCAGGGGCACCCTGGCGGCCTGCGGAAACGTACGTCGGGATCTCCGCCCGACTAAAATTCGGAGCAGGGCGGCAGGTTGAGCTCAGCCATGTGGAGGTCCCATGGATACCTGTCCGGATGGGGACCGTGACCTTCGTCCGTACGAGCTGGCGGTCGCGCGGGCGCTGCTGGGCGCGCGCAGCTGGGGCATGGTGATCACCGATCTGAGCTTGCGGGTTCTGCGCTCACACATGGCGTCGACCATGTTCGGCGACCGCGCTGTGCCCTGCGGGAGCCCGGTGCAGGAGTTCTTCCCGGCCCAGGACACGGCCGAGGTGGAACGCCACCTGCGGTGCGTGGCCGAGGAGGGCCGGGAGCTGGCGGACTGGCGGGTGCCCTCGCCGATGCCGGCGGCCGCGGGACGGCCCCGGATCATCGCGCTGAACGCCCTCCGGCTGGAGGACGAGCAAGGGCAGCCGGTGGGGCTGGTGGTCTTCCTGTCCGACGCCTCCGAACGGTGGTACGCCCGTCACCGTCTGGAGCTGTTGCACCGGGCGGCGAACCGGATCGGCGGCTCGCTGGACGTCTCGCGGACCGCTCAGGACCTGGCGGATCTCCTGGCGCCCTCGATGGGCGATCTGTGTGCGGTCTTCCTGGCCCAGTCGGTCCTCGTCGGCGAG is a window from the Streptomyces luomodiensis genome containing:
- a CDS encoding LLM class flavin-dependent oxidoreductase produces the protein MIELPLSALEVAMVQTGTQVVDTLRDTATFARRLDALGYRRLWYAEHHHSPAIGAFPPVVLTAHAAASTSHIRLGSGGVLAPNHAPIMLAEQFGTLAALHPDRIDLGIGRGPGTFDESTARALRRGAGPTTDDEYRDDVAATLRFLVEEVALGPLPEPWLLSSSTAGAALAARLGLPIAFAHHIRPDNTLSALDHYRAHFSPSPWCARPRVLVCVETVCAETQEEAIRLAGPMNVVKAGLLKGHSEVPFPSPAQASAHPFTPEERRALAAFGAHQAYGTPETVVRRLADVADATGADELMLVTPVYAVADRVRSYELVAHHAAPPSKAPRR